The Lysobacter capsici genome has a segment encoding these proteins:
- a CDS encoding DsbA family oxidoreductase, whose translation MSQSPDSSTPRVKIDFVSDVVCPWCAVGLNSLEQAIARVGDAVEVELHFQPFELNPQMAPEGENIDEHLAHKYGLGAQQLAQNREALRERGAAVGFQFNARDRIYNTFDAHRLLHWAAAVGAAQERALKHALLKAYFTDGRDISQHDVLATVAGETGLDADRARSLLASDEYADAVREQERFYQSQGIRAVPSVIINDRHLIQGGQPAEQFEAAIRQIAGLARAG comes from the coding sequence ATGAGCCAGTCCCCCGATTCGTCCACGCCGCGGGTCAAGATCGATTTCGTCTCCGACGTGGTCTGCCCGTGGTGCGCGGTCGGCCTGAATTCGCTGGAGCAGGCCATCGCCCGGGTCGGCGACGCGGTCGAGGTCGAGCTGCATTTCCAGCCGTTCGAACTCAATCCGCAGATGGCGCCGGAAGGCGAGAACATCGACGAACACCTGGCGCACAAGTACGGCCTGGGCGCGCAGCAACTGGCGCAGAACCGCGAGGCCTTGCGCGAGCGCGGCGCCGCGGTCGGTTTCCAGTTCAATGCGCGCGATCGCATCTACAACACCTTCGACGCGCATCGCCTGCTGCATTGGGCCGCGGCCGTAGGCGCCGCGCAGGAGCGCGCGCTCAAGCACGCGTTGCTCAAGGCTTATTTCACCGATGGCCGCGATATCTCCCAACATGACGTGCTTGCCACCGTGGCGGGCGAAACCGGTCTCGACGCCGATCGCGCACGTTCGCTGCTGGCCTCGGACGAGTACGCCGACGCCGTGCGCGAGCAGGAGCGTTTCTATCAGAGTCAGGGCATCCGCGCGGTCCCGTCGGTCATCATCAACGACCGTCATCTGATCCAGGGCGGCCAGCCGGCGGAGCAGTTCGAGGCGGCGATACGGCAGATTGCCGGGTTGGCGCGGGCTGGGTGA
- a CDS encoding RHS repeat-associated core domain-containing protein, whose protein sequence is MNLLFLLQAVSVVGRAEAADFYDAPYYDDYAYWNNPRFPSVESDVQAWWAEYKNDWPSAFPGCSYTLENHADGRLTGRFATMTLHGTCGGKGTVRGTKYDYAPEKNLGPPSCMAPSTHCGNPINLAIGNKYQREDDLQAGPWLSFSRHYNSHESTPSEQFGRNWRHTYSYRLQHLSDSLGQQAVRLYRPEGTSVVFNYVAGQWRADADVYAKLAINTDGSGQLSGWTYTPRDGREVEQYDKLGRLGTIVRADGTFLAFTYNGGMAVTNTPSDYLVTRIESQDGRYLTLQYDNNLRIIKMLDPASGEYNYGYDAQNHLETVTYPDGAQRRYHYNEAAYTGGRNFPNALTGITREDGQRYAIFTYASDGRAQSTEHAGGVEKFSSVYGTNGSATVTTPNGGVQVRSFTTAVGVKKASSVQEQCSGCATRTTSYTYDANGYMDLKTDPRGVMTDYDYNARGLLLQKIDAANDSTGSKRTTQTDWDAFFDVPAERRVYDANGVLAKKTAWRYNARGQAIAVDQIAPSSGAVRTSENAYCEQADVSAGACPFVGLVRSQNGSRTDVADVTQYAYYTADAPGCATGSVACDYRKGDLRRITNALNQSKEVLRYDAAGRVRSLANADGVVSDFEYNARGWLVSSKVRGPDDGVEADDVVTKIEYEPTGLVKKITQADGSFIRYGYDAGHRLTSVHDNVGNSVQLTLDNAGNRIKEDTLGSDGSLRRTLSRVYDQLGQLATSKTAYDHSTGFTYDANGNGEVTTDALGRKIDNDYDPLNRLAKSLQDVGGINAKTEFKYDALDRLTKVIDPKSLDTSYGYNGFGDQIQLTSPDTGVSTYTYDSTGNRKTEIDARGITRTYSYDALNRVIAVAYPTTSLNVGYGYDTVATVCAAGETFAKGRLSLVTDASGSTQYCYDRFGRMVRKVQSTNGKVFAVRYAYTLAGQLSSVTYPDGAVVSYQRDAQGRVSQVDTKRAAAGATTEALLSQAAYHPFGPVSGWTYGNGRTLARPIDLDYRTTAVTDSSSGGLSVGFGFDVVGNLNQLTLAGSSTPLLKYDYDGLDRLTHLRDGPSNTPIETYSYDATGNRLSLTQASGTQTYVYPATSHRLAQVGNSGLRGYDASGNTTDIDANSFVYNDAGRMSQVKQSGVLKMTYLYNGLGEQVRKYTDTYNRYMVYDESGHWLGEYDSNGATIQQAIWMDDLPVGLLAGGGAQQKLHYVEPDHLGTPRVVIDPVRNVAVWNWDLKGEAFGNSAPNQDPDMDGTAFVFDMRFPGQRFDSVSGLSYNFFRDYEAGTGRYVQSDPIGLAGGISGYAYSSQNPIQLRDPLGLQAELNLFNGSDGHFQASARRLHSPVGSYTVAGHGNPEFMLNSTGQVVYPEQLAGIIKADPVFKDKGYVMLQSCNTGGPKSGGNFAQNLANALGKPVVAPNNYVFYRPDGTTYLADANLGKGGAAIPNTVGSWLVFFPQGGGK, encoded by the coding sequence GTGAATCTTCTGTTTCTGTTGCAGGCTGTCTCGGTGGTGGGGCGCGCGGAAGCAGCTGATTTCTATGACGCTCCCTATTACGACGATTATGCATATTGGAACAATCCGCGCTTCCCGTCGGTGGAGAGTGACGTCCAGGCTTGGTGGGCGGAGTACAAAAATGATTGGCCATCGGCATTTCCGGGATGCAGTTACACTCTGGAAAATCATGCGGATGGACGTCTCACGGGGCGTTTTGCAACAATGACGTTGCACGGCACTTGTGGCGGAAAAGGCACCGTGCGCGGTACCAAGTACGATTACGCGCCGGAGAAGAATTTGGGGCCGCCGAGTTGTATGGCACCAAGCACCCACTGCGGCAATCCGATCAACTTGGCGATCGGCAACAAATACCAAAGAGAAGACGACCTACAGGCCGGCCCCTGGCTCTCGTTTTCGCGGCATTACAACAGCCATGAGTCGACGCCGTCGGAGCAGTTCGGCCGGAACTGGAGGCACACCTACAGCTATCGCTTGCAACATCTGAGCGATTCCCTTGGGCAACAGGCTGTGAGGCTGTACCGCCCAGAAGGTACCAGCGTTGTCTTTAACTACGTTGCCGGTCAATGGCGAGCCGATGCGGACGTCTATGCCAAGCTCGCGATCAACACCGATGGATCGGGTCAGTTGTCGGGTTGGACATATACGCCACGCGACGGACGTGAGGTCGAACAGTACGACAAGTTAGGCCGGCTCGGCACCATCGTGAGGGCCGACGGCACATTCCTGGCCTTCACCTACAACGGCGGCATGGCCGTCACCAATACGCCCAGTGACTATCTGGTGACCCGGATCGAGTCTCAAGACGGACGCTACTTGACTCTCCAGTACGACAACAATCTGCGCATCATCAAGATGCTGGATCCGGCGAGCGGTGAGTACAACTACGGTTATGACGCGCAGAATCACCTTGAAACAGTGACCTATCCCGACGGTGCACAGCGTCGTTATCACTACAACGAGGCGGCCTACACAGGCGGCCGTAACTTCCCTAATGCGCTTACCGGAATCACGCGCGAGGACGGTCAGCGCTACGCCATCTTTACTTACGCGTCGGATGGGAGGGCGCAATCCACGGAGCACGCGGGAGGGGTGGAGAAGTTTTCGTCTGTATATGGGACGAATGGTTCGGCGACAGTCACCACGCCTAATGGCGGCGTCCAAGTACGCTCCTTCACCACGGCAGTGGGCGTCAAGAAAGCGTCGTCGGTCCAAGAACAGTGCTCGGGCTGTGCTACGCGTACGACCAGTTACACCTACGATGCAAACGGTTACATGGATCTGAAAACCGATCCGCGTGGAGTGATGACCGACTACGATTACAACGCGCGCGGTTTGCTGCTGCAAAAAATAGACGCCGCAAATGACAGCACAGGAAGCAAGCGAACCACCCAGACAGATTGGGACGCTTTCTTCGACGTTCCGGCTGAGCGACGGGTTTACGATGCGAACGGAGTGCTCGCGAAGAAGACTGCGTGGAGGTACAACGCTCGCGGACAAGCGATCGCCGTTGACCAAATCGCCCCGTCTTCGGGTGCGGTGCGAACGTCCGAGAACGCGTATTGCGAGCAGGCCGATGTCAGTGCGGGCGCTTGTCCTTTCGTCGGTTTGGTTCGATCTCAGAACGGCTCGCGGACCGATGTGGCCGACGTAACCCAGTACGCCTACTACACCGCCGATGCGCCTGGCTGCGCCACCGGTTCGGTGGCTTGTGATTACCGCAAGGGTGATCTTCGCAGGATCACCAATGCCTTGAATCAATCGAAGGAGGTGCTGCGATACGACGCGGCCGGCAGAGTTCGTTCTTTGGCCAATGCCGATGGGGTGGTCTCGGACTTCGAGTACAACGCTCGTGGCTGGTTGGTCTCCAGTAAAGTTCGTGGCCCCGATGACGGCGTAGAAGCCGACGATGTCGTCACCAAAATCGAGTACGAGCCTACCGGCTTGGTCAAGAAGATTACTCAGGCCGATGGGTCCTTTATTCGATATGGCTACGACGCCGGACATAGATTGACCAGTGTCCACGACAACGTCGGCAATAGTGTTCAGCTGACGCTGGACAATGCTGGGAATCGAATCAAAGAGGACACGCTGGGGAGTGACGGAAGCCTGAGGCGGACTTTGTCACGTGTGTACGACCAGTTGGGCCAACTGGCTACCTCAAAGACCGCTTACGACCATTCGACTGGCTTTACCTACGACGCCAACGGCAACGGCGAAGTCACTACCGATGCTTTGGGTCGCAAGATCGACAATGACTACGATCCGCTGAACCGGCTTGCGAAGTCACTGCAAGATGTCGGCGGAATCAACGCTAAGACCGAATTCAAATACGACGCTCTGGATCGTTTGACCAAGGTCATCGACCCTAAAAGCCTCGACACTAGTTACGGATATAACGGCTTCGGCGATCAGATCCAGTTGACCAGCCCCGACACCGGCGTTTCAACCTATACCTACGACAGCACCGGCAATCGAAAAACCGAAATTGATGCGCGTGGCATCACCCGCACCTACAGTTACGACGCGCTCAACCGCGTGATTGCCGTTGCGTACCCCACAACGAGTCTAAATGTCGGCTACGGATACGACACGGTGGCCACTGTTTGCGCCGCAGGCGAGACCTTCGCCAAAGGCCGCTTGTCGCTAGTGACCGACGCGAGCGGCAGCACTCAGTACTGCTACGACCGCTTCGGTCGCATGGTTCGCAAGGTGCAGAGCACCAACGGCAAGGTGTTCGCGGTGCGCTATGCGTACACGCTAGCGGGGCAGTTGAGCAGCGTGACCTATCCCGACGGCGCGGTCGTGAGCTATCAACGCGACGCGCAAGGCCGCGTGAGCCAGGTCGATACTAAACGGGCGGCTGCGGGCGCAACTACCGAGGCATTGTTGAGCCAGGCGGCGTATCACCCGTTCGGGCCGGTCTCGGGCTGGACCTACGGCAACGGTCGTACTTTGGCGCGGCCTATCGATCTGGATTACCGCACCACGGCCGTCACTGATTCGTCTTCTGGCGGCCTGTCGGTTGGCTTCGGCTTCGACGTGGTCGGCAATCTCAACCAGCTCACGCTGGCGGGCAGCAGCACGCCGCTGCTGAAGTACGACTACGACGGCCTCGACCGCCTGACTCATCTGCGCGACGGCCCCAGCAATACGCCGATCGAGACCTATAGTTACGACGCGACCGGCAATCGCCTGAGCCTGACTCAAGCCAGCGGCACGCAGACTTATGTGTATCCGGCTACGAGTCATCGTCTGGCTCAGGTCGGCAATAGCGGCCTGCGCGGCTACGACGCGAGCGGCAACACCACCGATATCGACGCCAACAGCTTCGTCTACAACGACGCCGGCCGCATGAGCCAAGTCAAGCAGAGCGGCGTGTTGAAGATGACGTATCTGTACAACGGCCTGGGCGAGCAGGTTCGCAAGTACACCGATACCTACAACCGCTACATGGTGTACGACGAATCGGGCCATTGGCTGGGCGAATACGACAGCAACGGCGCGACGATCCAGCAGGCAATCTGGATGGACGATCTGCCGGTGGGCCTGCTGGCCGGTGGCGGCGCGCAGCAGAAGCTGCATTACGTCGAGCCCGATCATCTGGGCACGCCGCGGGTGGTGATCGATCCGGTGCGTAATGTCGCGGTGTGGAATTGGGATCTGAAGGGTGAGGCGTTCGGCAACAGCGCGCCGAATCAGGATCCGGATATGGATGGGACCGCGTTCGTGTTCGATATGCGGTTTCCGGGGCAGCGGTTCGATTCGGTGAGTGGGTTGAGTTACAACTTCTTCCGGGATTACGAAGCAGGCACAGGGCGCTATGTACAGAGTGACCCAATCGGCCTTGCCGGCGGTATTAGTGGATATGCTTATTCGTCTCAAAATCCGATTCAGCTTCGTGACCCTCTCGGATTGCAAGCTGAATTGAATTTATTCAATGGAAGTGATGGTCACTTTCAAGCCAGTGCAAGACGACTTCATTCCCCGGTGGGCTCATATACAGTTGCGGGGCATGGCAATCCAGAATTCATGCTTAATAGTACTGGACAGGTCGTCTACCCTGAGCAATTGGCGGGAATTATTAAGGCTGATCCGGTATTCAAAGATAAAGGCTACGTGATGCTCCAGAGCTGCAACACGGGAGGTCCCAAGAGCGGTGGAAATTTCGCGCAAAATCTTGCTAATGCTCTGGGCAAGCCTGTTGTAGCTCCGAACAATTATGTGTTCTATCGGCCTGATGGAACTACTTACTTGGCTGACGCAAATCTAGGTAAAGGCGGTGCCGCGATTCCTAATACGGTCGGAAGTTGGTTGGTTTTCTTTCCGCAAGGAGGTGGTAAGTGA
- a CDS encoding sel1 repeat family protein: MKITPFVMVGALVAGCGDHAASGRGNKQVSVPQEVSFSMPDSSEIEGLKSIALAGGGREAVRLAAWYMKFPSGPDTFEYWSVIAAENGNDVGQYNVGMLYLKKPLPGYWGARAKYWLERSARQGNKSAQAELERLEAVSGQR, from the coding sequence GTGAAAATTACTCCTTTCGTGATGGTTGGTGCCCTTGTCGCGGGGTGCGGGGATCATGCGGCTTCCGGGCGGGGGAATAAGCAGGTATCGGTGCCGCAGGAAGTATCATTTTCCATGCCAGATTCCAGCGAGATAGAGGGATTGAAATCGATTGCGTTGGCAGGCGGAGGGCGGGAAGCTGTCCGATTGGCAGCGTGGTACATGAAATTCCCAAGTGGGCCGGATACATTCGAGTATTGGTCGGTTATTGCTGCCGAGAATGGTAACGATGTTGGGCAATACAATGTTGGGATGCTGTATCTAAAGAAGCCATTGCCCGGTTATTGGGGGGCAAGAGCCAAATATTGGCTTGAACGATCCGCGAGGCAAGGAAATAAAAGTGCGCAGGCCGAACTTGAGCGGCTGGAGGCCGTATCGGGCCAGCGATAA
- a CDS encoding efflux RND transporter periplasmic adaptor subunit, with product MSRNAFSGVPAAISVAVLTLALAACGKGGDQQGGPGGPGGQKGQVTVVTLKPETVTLTRELPGRTSASLIAEVRPQVNGIVEKRLFTEGGLVKAGQPLYQLDDKTYAADLETAKATLARGEAALNSARLNARRSSDLVKIDAVSKQDDETAVATLKQSQADVSSGRAAVQSASVILGRARITSPISGRIGKSAVTQGALVTANQADALAVVQQLDPVHVDISQSSAELLALRKQIAAGTLTEAVTPVTIVLEDGSKYPLEGKLAFSEVTVDEGTGSFLLRVVVPNPDNILMPGMYVRALVGTGVRQNALLVPQQGISRDPKGAATAMVVNAKGEVEPREVQVSQAIGDKWLVEGGLKAGDKVIVEGLQKIGPGMPVDATEKGAAPAKPAAAPAAAPKQ from the coding sequence ATGTCCCGTAACGCTTTTTCCGGCGTGCCCGCTGCTATCTCCGTGGCTGTCCTGACCCTCGCCCTCGCGGCTTGCGGCAAGGGCGGCGATCAACAAGGCGGGCCTGGCGGCCCCGGCGGTCAGAAGGGCCAGGTCACCGTGGTGACCCTCAAGCCCGAGACCGTCACCCTGACCCGCGAGCTGCCGGGGCGCACCAGCGCGTCGCTGATCGCCGAGGTCCGGCCGCAGGTCAACGGCATCGTCGAGAAGCGCCTGTTCACCGAGGGCGGTCTGGTCAAGGCCGGGCAACCGCTGTATCAGCTCGACGACAAGACCTATGCCGCCGATCTGGAAACCGCCAAGGCGACCCTGGCGCGCGGCGAAGCGGCGTTGAATTCGGCGCGCTTGAATGCGCGGCGTTCGAGCGACCTGGTCAAGATCGACGCGGTCAGCAAGCAGGACGACGAAACCGCGGTCGCCACGCTCAAGCAAAGCCAGGCCGATGTGTCCTCGGGCCGCGCGGCGGTGCAGAGCGCCAGCGTGATTCTCGGCCGTGCGCGCATCACCTCGCCGATCAGTGGTCGTATCGGTAAGTCGGCGGTGACGCAGGGCGCCTTGGTCACGGCCAATCAGGCCGATGCGCTGGCGGTGGTGCAGCAGCTCGATCCGGTGCATGTCGACATCAGCCAGTCCAGCGCTGAATTGCTCGCGCTGCGCAAGCAGATCGCGGCCGGCACCCTGACCGAAGCGGTCACGCCGGTGACGATCGTGCTCGAAGACGGCAGCAAGTACCCGCTCGAAGGCAAGCTCGCGTTCTCGGAAGTCACCGTCGACGAAGGCACCGGCAGCTTCCTGCTGCGCGTGGTGGTGCCCAACCCCGACAACATCCTGATGCCCGGCATGTACGTGCGCGCGCTGGTCGGCACCGGCGTGCGTCAGAACGCGCTGCTGGTTCCGCAGCAGGGCATTTCGCGCGATCCCAAGGGCGCGGCGACCGCGATGGTCGTCAACGCCAAGGGCGAAGTCGAGCCGCGCGAAGTGCAGGTCAGCCAGGCCATCGGCGACAAGTGGCTGGTCGAGGGCGGTCTGAAGGCCGGCGACAAGGTCATCGTCGAGGGCCTGCAGAAGATCGGCCCCGGCATGCCGGTCGACGCGACCGAGAAGGGCGCAGCGCCGGCCAAGCCGGCCGCGGCCCCCGCCGCCGCGCCGAAGCAGTAA
- a CDS encoding efflux RND transporter permease subunit, whose translation MARFFIDRPIFAWVLAIIIMLGGAIAITQLPISQYPTIAPPTVSVNASYPGASAKAVENSVTQIIEQNMKGIDGLLYMSATSSSDGQSGVTLTFESGTDPDIAQVQVQNKLQLATPLLPQIVQQQGVSVSKANSAFLQVIGFVSEDGSMTGADIADYVAANLVDPLARVDGVGSTQLFGTKYAMRIWLDPDKLNTYKLTPTDIINALRAQNAQVAVGQLGGTPSVKGQQLNATITAQDRLQTADQFKNIVVRANASGAILKLSDVARVELGQEDYTTIARFNGKPATGIAISLATGANALATAQAVQAELEQLKPSFPKGLKAVTPFDTTPFVRVAIEEVIKTLLEAIVLVFLVMYLFLQNFRATLIPTIAVPVVLLGTFGLLALFGYSVNMLTMFAVVLAIGLLVDDAIVVVENVERVMSEEGLSPVEATRKSMDQITGALVGIGLVLSAVFVPMAFLGGATGVIYRQFSVTIVSAMALSVLVAIVLTPALCATMLKPIEKGHHASDKGFFGWFNDKFDRGNTKYQGVVRGIVTRAGRFMIVFAAMAALMAVLFLRLPSSFLPQEDQGFLFTIVQAPVGATQERTGEVLKKVEDQFLSDKAVDSLFTVQGFSFAGNGQNAGMAFSQLKPWEERATTWGDRWRWISSFGKTPMPDNSVNGVVGRAMGSFMQIKDAFVFALAPPAVFELGNSNGFVFYLKDNAGLGHDALVAARNQFLGMAGKNESMQNVRPNGMEDTPQFRVDVDNQKASALGLSIADINSTLQAAWGGQYIDDFVDRGRVKRVYIQADAPFRMAPTDFNRWYVRNDKGEMVPFSAFATTRWEFGSPRLERYNGVSALEINGEAKPGVSSGQAMAEVEKLVAQLPPGIGLEWTGLSYQERQAGAQTPLLYTLSLLIVFLCLAAMYESWAIPTSVLLIAPMGILGTVLATWMRGMERDVYFQVAMLTTVGLSSKNAILIVEFAKENLEKGMNLIDGTLAAVRDRLRPIIMTSLAFGLGVLPLALASGAGSGAQRAIGTGVLGGMVVGTFLGIFFVPLFFVVVEKVFVRKKHAPSQQGSAGAQSHE comes from the coding sequence ATGGCACGGTTCTTTATCGATCGCCCGATCTTTGCCTGGGTCCTGGCGATCATCATCATGCTCGGTGGCGCGATCGCGATCACCCAGCTGCCGATCTCGCAGTACCCGACCATCGCGCCGCCGACCGTATCGGTGAACGCGTCCTACCCCGGCGCTTCCGCGAAAGCCGTCGAAAACTCGGTGACCCAGATCATCGAGCAGAACATGAAGGGCATCGACGGCCTGCTGTACATGTCGGCGACCAGCTCGTCCGACGGTCAGTCCGGCGTCACCCTGACGTTTGAAAGCGGCACCGACCCCGACATCGCCCAGGTCCAGGTGCAGAACAAACTGCAGCTGGCGACGCCGTTGCTGCCGCAGATCGTGCAGCAGCAGGGCGTGAGCGTGTCGAAGGCCAACTCGGCGTTCCTGCAGGTCATCGGCTTCGTGTCCGAGGACGGCAGCATGACCGGCGCCGATATCGCCGACTATGTGGCCGCGAATCTGGTCGATCCGCTCGCCCGCGTCGACGGCGTCGGCAGCACTCAGCTGTTCGGTACCAAGTACGCGATGCGGATCTGGCTCGACCCGGACAAGCTCAACACCTACAAGCTGACCCCGACCGACATCATCAACGCCCTGCGCGCGCAGAACGCGCAGGTCGCGGTCGGCCAGCTCGGCGGCACCCCGTCGGTAAAGGGCCAGCAGCTCAACGCGACCATCACCGCGCAGGATCGCCTGCAGACCGCCGATCAGTTCAAGAACATCGTCGTGCGCGCCAATGCCAGCGGCGCGATCCTGAAGCTGTCCGACGTGGCCCGCGTTGAACTGGGCCAGGAGGACTACACCACCATCGCCCGCTTCAACGGCAAGCCCGCGACCGGTATCGCGATCTCGCTGGCGACCGGCGCCAACGCGCTGGCCACCGCGCAGGCGGTGCAGGCCGAACTCGAGCAGCTCAAGCCTTCGTTCCCGAAGGGCCTCAAGGCGGTGACGCCGTTCGACACCACGCCGTTCGTGCGCGTGGCGATCGAGGAAGTGATCAAGACCCTGCTCGAAGCGATCGTGCTGGTGTTCCTGGTGATGTACCTGTTCCTGCAGAACTTCCGCGCCACCCTGATCCCGACGATCGCGGTGCCGGTGGTGTTGCTGGGCACGTTCGGCCTGCTCGCGCTGTTCGGTTACTCGGTCAACATGCTGACCATGTTCGCGGTGGTGCTGGCGATCGGCCTGCTGGTCGACGACGCCATCGTCGTGGTCGAAAACGTCGAACGCGTGATGAGCGAAGAAGGGCTGTCGCCGGTCGAGGCCACGCGCAAGTCGATGGACCAGATCACCGGCGCGCTGGTCGGCATCGGCCTGGTGCTGTCGGCGGTGTTCGTGCCGATGGCCTTCCTCGGCGGCGCGACCGGCGTGATCTACCGCCAGTTCTCGGTCACCATCGTCTCGGCCATGGCGCTGTCGGTGCTGGTCGCGATCGTGCTGACCCCGGCGCTGTGCGCGACCATGCTCAAGCCGATCGAGAAGGGCCACCACGCGTCCGACAAGGGCTTCTTCGGCTGGTTCAACGACAAGTTCGACCGCGGCAACACGAAGTACCAGGGCGTGGTGCGCGGCATCGTCACCCGCGCCGGTCGCTTCATGATCGTGTTCGCGGCGATGGCGGCGTTGATGGCGGTGCTGTTCCTGCGTCTGCCGTCCTCGTTCCTGCCGCAGGAAGATCAAGGCTTTCTGTTCACCATCGTGCAGGCGCCGGTCGGCGCGACCCAGGAACGCACCGGCGAAGTGCTCAAGAAGGTCGAAGACCAGTTCCTCTCCGACAAGGCGGTGGATTCGCTGTTCACCGTGCAGGGCTTCAGCTTCGCCGGTAACGGCCAGAACGCGGGCATGGCGTTCTCGCAGCTCAAGCCGTGGGAAGAGCGCGCCACCACCTGGGGCGATCGCTGGCGCTGGATCAGCAGCTTCGGCAAGACCCCGATGCCCGACAACAGCGTCAACGGCGTCGTCGGCCGGGCGATGGGCAGCTTCATGCAGATCAAGGATGCGTTCGTGTTCGCGCTGGCGCCGCCGGCGGTGTTCGAACTGGGCAACTCCAACGGCTTCGTGTTCTATCTCAAGGACAACGCCGGGCTCGGTCACGATGCCCTGGTCGCCGCGCGCAACCAGTTCCTCGGCATGGCCGGCAAGAACGAGTCCATGCAGAACGTTCGTCCCAACGGCATGGAGGACACGCCGCAGTTCCGCGTCGACGTCGACAATCAGAAGGCTTCGGCACTGGGCCTGAGCATCGCCGACATCAACTCGACCCTGCAGGCGGCCTGGGGCGGCCAGTACATCGACGACTTCGTCGATCGCGGCCGGGTCAAGCGCGTCTACATCCAGGCCGATGCGCCGTTCCGCATGGCGCCGACCGATTTCAATCGCTGGTACGTGCGCAACGACAAGGGCGAGATGGTGCCGTTCTCGGCGTTCGCCACCACCCGTTGGGAATTCGGTTCGCCGCGTCTTGAGCGTTACAACGGCGTCTCGGCGCTGGAAATCAACGGCGAAGCCAAGCCGGGCGTGAGCTCGGGCCAGGCCATGGCCGAAGTCGAGAAACTGGTGGCGCAGTTGCCGCCGGGCATCGGTCTGGAATGGACGGGCCTGTCGTATCAGGAACGCCAGGCCGGCGCGCAGACGCCGCTGCTGTACACCTTGTCGCTGCTGATCGTGTTCCTGTGTCTGGCGGCGATGTACGAAAGCTGGGCGATCCCGACCTCGGTGCTGCTGATCGCGCCGATGGGCATCCTCGGCACGGTGTTGGCGACGTGGATGCGCGGCATGGAGCGCGACGTGTACTTCCAGGTGGCGATGCTCACGACCGTGGGTCTATCGAGTAAAAACGCCATCCTGATCGTCGAGTTCGCCAAGGAGAACCTGGAAAAGGGCATGAACCTGATCGACGGCACATTGGCCGCGGTACGCGACCGCCTGCGCCCGATCATCATGACCTCGCTGGCCTTCGGTCTGGGCGTGTTGCCGCTGGCGCTGGCGAGCGGCGCGGGTTCCGGCGCGCAGCGCGCGATCGGTACCGGCGTGCTCGGCGGCATGGTCGTGGGTACCTTCCTGGGTATCTTCTTCGTCCCGCTGTTCTTCGTGGTCGTGGAGAAAGTGTTCGTCAGGAAAAAGCACGCGCCCTCGCAGCAGGGTTCGGCAGGAGCGCAGAGCCATGAGTAA